One window of Lawsonibacter asaccharolyticus genomic DNA carries:
- a CDS encoding transposase IS66, with amino-acid sequence MMTISRAEYESLKAERDELNQKLDWLMEQVRLAKKKVYGTSSEQTKEELVGQLSFMFDETEAWLSTRRTATRETRVAAHTRQKRSSRVEEVLPENIPVEVVEHRVPESERNCPECGTLMTEIGTEVRRTLVMVPAQVKIREDVYFTYACQNCKQTGTETPILKAPKEPPLISGSYASPEAVAHIMVQKFVMYAPLYRQEQEWNRAGVMLSRRR; translated from the coding sequence ATGATGACCATTTCCCGTGCGGAATATGAGTCTCTAAAGGCGGAACGAGACGAACTGAACCAGAAGCTGGACTGGCTGATGGAACAGGTGCGTCTTGCCAAAAAGAAGGTCTATGGGACATCCTCCGAGCAGACGAAGGAGGAGTTGGTTGGCCAGCTGAGTTTCATGTTTGATGAGACGGAAGCATGGCTGTCTACCAGGAGGACTGCCACGAGGGAAACCAGGGTTGCCGCTCATACCCGGCAGAAGCGATCCTCCCGTGTGGAGGAGGTTCTGCCTGAGAACATCCCTGTTGAGGTGGTGGAGCACCGCGTCCCGGAGTCTGAACGTAACTGTCCTGAATGCGGTACGCTCATGACAGAGATTGGGACCGAGGTGCGCCGTACTCTGGTAATGGTCCCTGCCCAGGTGAAGATCCGGGAAGATGTTTATTTTACATACGCCTGCCAGAACTGCAAGCAGACAGGGACGGAAACACCTATCCTGAAAGCCCCCAAAGAGCCTCCCCTGATTTCGGGCAGCTATGCCTCCCCGGAGGCTGTGGCCCATATCATGGTGCAGAAGTTTGTGATGTACGCTCCGCTGTACCGGCAGGAACAGGAATGGAATCGTGCTGGGGTGATGCTCTCCCGCAGACGATGA
- a CDS encoding DNA helicase → MLKNIAAVICAIALLTTATLAFSSESLNNPDYIEVSIEEIQSVSGEDNCVLTLTPSTIV, encoded by the coding sequence ATGTTAAAAAATATTGCGGCCGTTATTTGTGCCATAGCGTTGTTGACCACTGCTACACTTGCATTTTCTAGCGAGTCACTAAACAATCCAGACTATATCGAAGTATCGATAGAGGAGATTCAATCCGTATCAGGTGAGGATAACTGTGTTTTGACGCTTACGCCTTCAACTATAGTGTAG
- a CDS encoding IS66 Orf2 family protein gives MLNDFTGADKVYIACGYTDLRKGIDGLATMVQQQFELDPFTNTLFLFCGRKRDRIKGLYWERDGFILLYKRLEQGAYQWPRSEVEVKMLTPQQYRWLMEGLKIEQPKAHKAVTGLSMV, from the coding sequence ATGCTGAACGATTTTACCGGAGCAGACAAGGTCTACATCGCCTGTGGATATACAGATCTGCGCAAAGGGATCGATGGTTTGGCCACGATGGTACAGCAGCAGTTTGAACTGGACCCATTCACCAACACACTGTTTCTGTTCTGCGGGCGAAAGCGGGACCGAATAAAAGGGCTGTACTGGGAACGGGATGGCTTCATCCTCCTCTACAAGAGGCTGGAGCAGGGAGCGTACCAGTGGCCGAGGTCCGAAGTTGAGGTGAAGATGCTGACGCCGCAGCAGTACCGCTGGCTGATGGAAGGGCTGAAGATCGAACAGCCCAAAGCGCACAAAGCAGTGACTGGCCTGAGTATGGTATAG
- a CDS encoding site-specific recombinase phage integrase yields MSVYPSLYLTLTTFATIALGNGMDVKTLSAMLGHVSAATTLDIYTHITNPMRSEAAAKIDQKIGKAAPQESPAEPQEKQAMTTFQPYVGRKRKPGTGCITQISENCWEGRYSPMWPDGKKHSRNVYAKTREECEALLPGLIEQMRAEIKAIKESGDLEAIPDGISEKKKAIAAYMREHPEVTSKSLIAREVGVDKNTVYRYYNEVRKELGRQ; encoded by the coding sequence ATGTCTGTCTACCCGTCACTTTACTTGACGCTTACCACATTTGCCACCATCGCTCTGGGAAACGGGATGGATGTGAAGACCCTCTCCGCCATGCTGGGCCACGTGTCGGCGGCCACTACGCTGGACATCTACACTCACATCACCAACCCGATGCGGTCCGAGGCTGCGGCAAAGATCGACCAGAAAATAGGAAAAGCGGCTCCGCAGGAATCACCTGCGGAGCCGCAAGAGAAACAAGCCATGACCACATTCCAGCCCTATGTAGGAAGGAAACGGAAGCCCGGCACCGGCTGCATCACCCAGATCAGCGAGAACTGCTGGGAGGGCCGTTACTCCCCTATGTGGCCGGACGGCAAGAAGCACTCCCGCAATGTGTACGCCAAAACGCGGGAGGAATGTGAGGCGCTCCTGCCTGGGCTGATCGAGCAGATGAGGGCGGAGATTAAGGCCATCAAAGAAAGCGGAGACCTGGAGGCTATCCCGGACGGAATCAGTGAGAAGAAGAAAGCCATTGCCGCCTATATGCGGGAGCACCCGGAGGTCACCAGCAAGAGCCTTATTGCAAGAGAGGTGGGGGTAGATAAGAATACGGTGTATAGATACTACAATGAGGTGCGGAAAGAACTTGGCCGGCAATAA